One segment of Ancylothrix sp. D3o DNA contains the following:
- a CDS encoding glycosyltransferase family 4 protein, protein MPYHLYHLLAFTVSSLVVLLSTPIVKKIGLKSGRFDPPGGRKIHQRPMVRLGGVSIFTGTLVALLLVWSLGGFVDANGYPLHGEKEYEIWGVTLGGIAFFLIGLADDLFSLSALSRLTMQTTVASLVWLVGVRIDFLTIPGAGLTQIGLLSLPLTVIWLVGMTNAINWIDGLDGLAAGVSGIAAVVMLVVSLFMKQPAAALIAAALAGAALGFLRYNFNPAQIFMGDGGSYFMGFTLAGVGVIGLVKTTAVTAVFLPYLILAVPILDMSAVILSRLRDGKSPFSADKRHLHHRLLRAGLSHRRTVLFIYVLTLWAGTLALAFSGIPSGLAYAAAATALLSYMSWRVWKHGRQS, encoded by the coding sequence ATGCCTTACCATCTGTACCACCTCCTAGCCTTTACGGTGTCCTCTCTGGTCGTCCTGTTGAGTACACCCATCGTCAAAAAAATTGGCCTCAAAAGTGGCCGGTTTGACCCTCCGGGCGGACGCAAAATCCACCAGCGTCCAATGGTGCGTTTAGGAGGAGTATCAATATTCACCGGCACCCTGGTCGCCCTTTTACTCGTTTGGAGTTTAGGAGGCTTTGTCGATGCCAATGGATACCCCCTACACGGAGAAAAAGAATACGAAATCTGGGGCGTTACCCTTGGCGGCATCGCCTTTTTTCTGATCGGTTTAGCAGACGACTTATTCAGCCTCTCAGCCTTGAGTAGGCTCACCATGCAAACCACCGTAGCAAGTTTAGTTTGGTTGGTAGGCGTGCGAATCGATTTTCTGACGATTCCAGGGGCCGGTCTAACCCAAATCGGACTTTTAAGTTTGCCCCTCACCGTAATATGGTTAGTCGGCATGACCAACGCTATCAACTGGATAGACGGTTTAGACGGCCTTGCTGCCGGAGTTTCAGGCATCGCCGCCGTCGTTATGTTGGTGGTAAGCTTATTTATGAAACAACCAGCCGCCGCCTTAATCGCAGCCGCCCTAGCCGGTGCTGCCTTGGGTTTCTTGCGCTACAACTTTAACCCAGCCCAAATTTTTATGGGCGACGGCGGCTCCTATTTTATGGGCTTCACTCTTGCCGGCGTAGGAGTGATCGGTTTAGTCAAAACCACCGCCGTCACAGCCGTATTTTTGCCCTACTTAATTTTGGCAGTACCCATCTTAGATATGTCTGCCGTTATTCTCTCCCGATTGCGAGACGGCAAATCCCCCTTTAGCGCCGATAAACGCCACCTCCACCACCGTCTCTTGAGGGCCGGTCTTTCTCACCGGCGCACAGTTTTATTTATCTACGTTCTTACCCTCTGGGCCGGTACCCTCGCCCTCGCCTT
- a CDS encoding sodium:proton antiporter, producing MGQAAMMEWIVSQPTLLGSNPATNNQTTAGISELVIILIILLMIATAVALVTQRLRISYVTGLVLAGLPITDVLSRRIGLDPSLVFNLFLPILIFEAAINTDISRLRNAFKPIAILAGPGSIFSSAIIAFLVKFGLGLPWIPAWLIGIILANTDTVSMIAVFKEIRVPSRLTTIVEGETLFNDAAALVLFNLILVVYSTGSLTVAQGVKEVVVVALGGAIVGGILGYLSLPIFVRLNDSLSSLLLTVALALGTFQIGQFLGVSGAVAVVIAGLIFGTIGLPQSPSASNRITLQSFWEYAGFGVNTFIFLLIGIEINPMTLWRILPSIILVILAYQLARILSVYLLLAALRWFDRPIPMGWQHVLFLGNIKGSLSMALAVSIPLNLTGRDMIIELVFGAVLFSLVGQGLSLPWMVKRLNISSVSNAMQETGRLQIQLIASKAAQDELDILLKSGVLPKAVYEELWASYQARVAMSERILRDLYNQHRAGQVKDDNVGLDAIRRRLLLAEKGAVSDALRKRIVPEDMVEPYIKQLDEKLLSLEDD from the coding sequence ATGGGACAAGCAGCAATGATGGAGTGGATTGTATCACAACCAACTCTCCTGGGCAGCAACCCAGCTACAAATAACCAAACAACAGCAGGCATTTCGGAACTGGTAATTATCTTAATTATTCTTTTAATGATTGCGACGGCTGTTGCGCTTGTCACCCAGCGGCTAAGAATTTCCTATGTGACAGGTTTGGTGTTAGCCGGTTTACCCATTACCGATGTTTTGTCTCGTAGAATTGGCTTAGATCCCTCTTTAGTATTCAATCTTTTTTTACCGATTCTTATTTTTGAAGCCGCGATAAATACAGATATCAGCCGTCTTCGCAATGCCTTTAAACCCATCGCAATTTTAGCCGGCCCAGGGTCTATTTTTTCTTCAGCAATTATAGCTTTTCTGGTAAAATTTGGCTTAGGGCTTCCTTGGATTCCTGCTTGGCTGATCGGTATCATTCTGGCGAATACAGATACAGTTTCAATGATTGCCGTTTTTAAAGAAATTCGCGTACCTTCTCGGTTAACAACAATTGTGGAAGGAGAAACGCTGTTTAATGATGCAGCAGCCCTAGTTTTATTTAATTTAATTTTAGTCGTTTATTCTACCGGTTCTCTCACCGTTGCCCAAGGTGTGAAAGAAGTGGTGGTAGTTGCCCTTGGTGGGGCAATTGTTGGGGGTATTTTAGGCTACTTAAGTCTGCCGATATTTGTTCGCTTAAATGATTCTTTGAGTAGTCTTTTGCTAACCGTTGCCTTAGCATTAGGAACATTTCAAATCGGACAATTTTTAGGTGTATCTGGGGCTGTTGCTGTAGTTATTGCCGGCCTGATTTTTGGGACAATTGGACTTCCGCAAAGTCCCTCAGCCTCGAATCGAATTACCTTACAAAGTTTTTGGGAATATGCCGGTTTTGGCGTCAATACATTTATTTTTCTGTTAATTGGCATAGAAATTAACCCGATGACTTTGTGGAGAATTTTACCCTCTATTATTTTAGTAATTTTGGCCTATCAATTAGCACGCATTCTCTCAGTTTATCTATTGTTGGCAGCACTGCGATGGTTTGACCGGCCAATTCCGATGGGCTGGCAACACGTTTTATTTTTAGGCAATATTAAAGGTTCTTTATCTATGGCATTGGCGGTTAGTATTCCGCTGAATTTAACCGGACGAGATATGATTATTGAATTAGTTTTTGGTGCTGTTTTGTTTTCTTTGGTGGGGCAGGGATTAAGTTTACCCTGGATGGTAAAAAGGCTAAATATTAGTTCTGTTTCTAATGCCATGCAAGAAACTGGACGTTTACAAATTCAGTTAATTGCTTCTAAAGCAGCACAAGATGAATTGGATATTTTACTTAAATCAGGTGTTTTGCCAAAAGCAGTTTATGAGGAGTTATGGGCATCCTATCAGGCAAGAGTTGCAATGTCTGAGCGAATATTGCGGGATCTGTATAATCAACATCGGGCCGGTCAAGTAAAAGATGATAATGTTGGATTAGATGCTATTCGCCGGCGTTTGCTTTTAGCGGAAAAAGGCGCCGTTAGTGATGCCCTGCGTAAGCGAATTGTTCCAGAAGATATGGTGGAACCTTATATTAAACAATTGGATGAGAAACTTCTTTCTTTGGAAGACGATTAG
- a CDS encoding Tic20 family protein produces the protein MSWRGTTTVSERIFAALPYLLPLADGIGFGKFLFAQFPALGLIFLPILPVINLYNSIPFAGFIVFFALFLLVVRNESINHFIRFNTMQAILIDIILILCSLVVPILARGLQVQFVIEILFNMIFLGLLAAVIYSVVQSFRGLYAEIPTISDAVHMQIR, from the coding sequence ATGTCTTGGCGCGGGACTACTACTGTTTCTGAACGTATTTTTGCGGCTTTACCTTATTTGCTTCCTTTGGCTGATGGGATAGGGTTTGGAAAATTTCTGTTTGCCCAGTTTCCGGCTTTGGGGCTTATTTTTTTGCCGATTCTGCCGGTGATTAATTTATATAACAGTATTCCTTTTGCTGGGTTTATTGTGTTTTTTGCTCTTTTTCTTTTGGTGGTCAGGAATGAAAGTATTAATCACTTTATTCGCTTTAACACCATGCAGGCAATTTTAATTGATATTATTTTGATCTTGTGCAGTTTGGTTGTGCCTATTTTAGCGAGGGGCTTGCAAGTTCAATTTGTTATCGAGATTCTGTTTAATATGATTTTCTTGGGTCTTTTGGCGGCTGTGATCTATTCTGTTGTCCAGTCTTTCCGGGGTCTGTATGCCGAAATTCCTACCATTTCTGACGCGGTTCATATGCAGATTCGCTGA
- the glyA gene encoding serine hydroxymethyltransferase — MTQTNLDILSLTDPAVAGFIQKELKRQRDHLELIASENFTSPAVMAAQGSVLTNKYAEGLPGKRYYGGCEYIDEIEQLAIDRAKQLFGAAHANVQPHSGAQANFAVFLSLLEPGDTIMGMDLSHGGHLTHGSPVNVSGKWFKVVQYGVSQQTEQLDYDQVREIAQKHKPKLIVCGYSAYPRIIQFDKFREIADEIGAYLMADIAHIAGLVATGHHPNPINHCHVVTTTTHKTLRGPRGGLILTNDPELGKKFDKAVFPGTQGGPLEHVIAGKAVAFGEALKPEFKAYSAQVIENARALAGQLQKRGFKIVSGGTDNHLMLVDLRSMGMTGKQADQLVSGVNITANKNSVPFDPESPFVTSGLRLGSPAMTSRGMGVPEFTEIANIIADRLLNPEDENVAAECRRRVAALCERFPLYPHLNVPVPALV, encoded by the coding sequence GTGACTCAGACCAACCTAGACATTTTGTCATTAACCGACCCCGCCGTTGCCGGTTTCATCCAGAAAGAATTAAAAAGACAACGCGATCACCTAGAACTAATCGCCAGCGAAAACTTTACCTCCCCCGCCGTCATGGCAGCCCAAGGTTCAGTATTAACCAACAAATACGCCGAAGGCTTACCCGGCAAACGTTACTATGGCGGTTGTGAATACATCGATGAAATCGAACAACTTGCCATCGACCGAGCCAAACAACTATTTGGTGCTGCTCATGCCAACGTCCAACCCCACTCAGGCGCGCAAGCCAACTTTGCTGTATTCCTGAGTTTACTCGAACCCGGTGACACCATCATGGGCATGGACTTGTCACACGGCGGTCACTTAACACACGGCTCACCCGTAAACGTTTCGGGTAAATGGTTTAAAGTTGTTCAATATGGAGTCAGCCAGCAAACAGAACAACTAGACTATGACCAAGTTCGGGAAATTGCCCAAAAGCACAAGCCTAAATTAATTGTTTGCGGTTATTCTGCCTATCCTCGGATCATTCAATTCGACAAATTCAGAGAAATTGCTGATGAAATAGGCGCTTATTTGATGGCAGATATTGCTCATATTGCCGGTTTAGTAGCCACCGGCCACCATCCAAACCCCATCAACCACTGCCACGTCGTCACCACCACCACCCACAAAACCCTGCGGGGCCCACGTGGCGGCTTAATCCTCACCAACGACCCCGAACTAGGCAAAAAATTTGATAAAGCCGTATTCCCCGGCACCCAAGGCGGCCCGCTTGAGCACGTTATTGCCGGTAAAGCCGTTGCCTTTGGTGAAGCCCTTAAACCCGAATTTAAAGCTTATTCTGCCCAAGTGATTGAAAACGCTCGCGCATTGGCCGGTCAATTGCAAAAACGTGGCTTCAAAATAGTTTCAGGTGGGACAGATAATCACCTGATGCTTGTAGACTTGCGTTCTATGGGCATGACCGGCAAACAAGCCGACCAACTCGTAAGCGGAGTCAACATCACCGCCAACAAAAACAGCGTCCCCTTCGATCCTGAATCCCCCTTTGTCACCAGTGGCTTACGTTTAGGTTCACCGGCCATGACTTCTCGCGGTATGGGAGTTCCAGAATTCACCGAAATTGCCAATATAATAGCCGACCGGCTTTTAAACCCTGAAGACGAAAACGTAGCCGCAGAATGCCGCCGCCGCGTCGCTGCTTTGTGCGAACGTTTCCCCTTGTATCCTCATCTAAACGTGCCGGTGCCAGCCTTAGTCTAA